The following are encoded together in the Humulus lupulus chromosome 5, drHumLupu1.1, whole genome shotgun sequence genome:
- the LOC133834706 gene encoding U-box domain-containing protein 32 isoform X5, with protein MGSVVVAEEERVFDVEETIFVAVGKRVQQSERALLWALHNFSGMKICLLHVHTPSRLFSTTEGSTPANKLKQYMVKACQHLERKNLRVLLDNYLLILSRGGVKAYEVWIEADNIEKGIIEIIARHDVRWLIMGAAADEYYNETLADLKSKKAVFVSQQAASSCHIWFICKGHLIYTRVHSQERSEKENVFPLHLMNFPTETNQSQEIILASPHQLSNLDFWEDTNKLDEISDRLFSHCTVDSSLSSNEVVDNSTLTLLLGDEKVEEQADKESCYSLEQAIEDTKESKWKDFEEAVKRWKDDEDIVEAKCKAKAFQKLYIKEISLIKESEEMLAGVKQELERMKDERDEFMKELRMVQKENLVLESQLAKSEDEIKELEEKIISAVELLISFREKRDKLRVEHGSAVREVAWLRRLMKGETSSLCKPQLPIFSFLEINEATSDFDPSWKISEGKYGTVYKGILRQMHVAIKMLPSYGSKSQSDFQHEVEIISRVRHPNVETLIGMCPESRSIVYEYLKNGSLEDCLSRKDKTIPWQIRTCIATELCSALIFLHSNKPSIIHGNVKPSNILLDANYVSKLGDLGVGFLIQKNEDLANSTKVSNKPDDGSVYMDPEYLETGELRPESDVYSFGVLLLQLLSARPPDGLVKDVQCALDNNNISAVLDISAGDWPLEQAKQLAQLALRCCQRNWQDRPDLVSVGWGVLEPMRTSCLASASSLVSKKRQRIPSHFTCPILQEIMEDPQIAADGFTYEEEAIRGWLHSGHDTSPMTNLKLEHLNLVPNYALQNAIQEWQLQQ; from the exons ATGGGAAGCGTTGTGGTAGCTGAAGAAGAGCGAGTGTTCGATGTGGAAGAGACTATCTTTGTGGCGGTGGGGAAGCGAGTTCAGCAGAGCGAGAGGGCGCTGTTATGGGCGCTCCATAACTTTTCAGGGATGAAGATTTGCTTGCTTCATGTTCACACACCATCGCGTCTGTTTTCAACGA CAGAAGGAAGTACTCCTGCCAATAAACTGAAGCAGTATATGGTTAAAGCATGTCAGCATCTTGAACGGAAAAATTTAAGAGTACTTCTAGACAACTACCTACTTATTCTTTCACGAGGAGGG GTGAAGGCATATGAAGTATGGATTGAAGCAGATAATATTGAGAAAGGGATTATAGAAATCATTGCTCGGCATGATGTTAGATGGCTTATCATGGGAGCTGCTGCCGATGAATATTATAATGA GACACTGGCAGACCTAAAGTCCAAGAAAGCAGTTTTTGTAAGCCAACAAGCAGCAAGTTCTTGTCATATATGGTTTATTTGCAAGGGTCATCTCATATATACCAG GGTCCACAGTCAAGAAAGATCAGAAAAAGAAAATGTCTTTCCGTTGCATCTAATGAATTTCCCTACTGAAACCAATCAATCCCAGGAAATAATATTGGCGTCCCCTCATCAGCTGAGCAATCTAG ATTTTTGGGAAGATACCAATAAATTGGATGAAATATCAGATAGGTTGTTTAGCCATTGTACAGTAGATTCAAGTTTGTCTTCAAACGAAGTTGTTGATAATTCAACGTTAACCCTGTTGCTGGGAGATGAG AAAGTGGAAGAACAAGCAGATAAAGAGAGCTGTTATAGTCTAGAACAAGCCATTGAGGACACTAAAGAATCGAAGTGGAAAGATTTTGAAGAAGCAGTAAAGCGATGGAAAGATGACGAAGACATTGTGGAGGCTAAATGCAAG GCAAAGGCATTTCAAAAGTTATATATTAAGGAGATTAGCCTAATAAAAGAGAGTGAAGAAATGCTAGCAGGAGTAAAACAAGAACTGGAAAGGATGAAAGATGAGCGTGATGAGTTCATGAAAGAACTTCGGATGGTTCAGAAGGAGAACCTAGTGCTAGAGAGCCAATTAGCAAAGTCCGAAGATGAAATTAAGGAATTGGAAGAGAAGATCATCTCAGCTGTTGAACTTTTGATAAGTTTTAGAGAAAAACGGGATAAATTACGAGTAGAGCATGGGAGTGCAGTAAGAGAAGTTGCATGGCTAAGAAGATTGATGAAAGGGGAAACTTCAAGCCTTTGCAAGCCACAACTCCCAATTTTCTCTTTCCTAGAAATTAATGAGGCAACTAGTGATTTTGATCCATCCTGGAAAATTTCTGAAGGAAAATATGGAACTGTCTACAAAGGGATTCTTCGCCAAATGCATGTTGCTATAAAGATGTTGCCCTCCTATGGCTCTAAGAGTCAGTCAGATTTCCAACACGAG GTGGAGATTATAAGCAGGGTAAGGCATCCAAACGTGGAAACATTAATTGGAATGTGTCCAGAATCTAGGTCAATAGTGTATGAGTACCTAAAAAATGGCAGCCTTGAAGACTGCCTCAGCCGGAAAGACAAAACCATTCCTTGGCAAATCCGTACTTGCATTGCTACTGAATTGTGCTCAGCCCTTATCTTTCTTCACTCAAATAAACCTAGCATCATACATGGAAATGTGAAACCGAGTAACATTCTTCTAGATGCCAACTATGTTAGCAAACTAGGGGACTTAGGTGTTGGCTTTCTTATTCAGAAAAATGAAGATCTGGCCAACTCAACCAAAGTATCTAATAAACCAGATGATGGCTCTGTATACATGGATCCAGAGTACCTTGAGACTGGAGAGCTTAGACCAGAATCAGATGTCTACTCATTCGGCGTACTTCTTCTACAACTATTAAGTGCTCGGCCACCTGATGGGCTTGTGAAGGATGTTCAATGTGCTCTGGACAATAATAACATCAGTGCAGTGTTGGACATTTCAGCTGGTGATTGGCCACTTGAGCAAGCCAAACAGTTGGCTCAGTTGGCATTGAGGTGTTGCCAGAGAAACTGGCAGGATCGACCAGATCTTGTGTCAGTAGGCTGGGGTGTTCTTGAGCCAATGAGAACTTCATGTCTTGCTTCAGCTTCATCCTTAGTTTCCAAGAAACGTCAACGGATTCCCTCCCATTTCACGTGTCCCATTCTTCAG GAAATCATGGAAGATCCACAAATAGCTGCAGATGGTTTTACATATGAAGAAGAAGCAATAAGAGGATGGCTTCATAGTGGTCATGATACTTCTCCCATGACAAACCTCAAACTTGAACACTTGAATCTGGTTCCCAACTATGCACTTCAGAATGCAATTCAAGAATGGCAGCTACAacaatga
- the LOC133834706 gene encoding U-box domain-containing protein 32 isoform X2: MGSVVVAEEERVFDVEETIFVAVGKRVQQSERALLWALHNFSGMKICLLHVHTPSRLFSTKGSTPANKLKQYMVKACQHLERKNLRVLLDNYLLILSRGGVKAYEVWIEADNIEKGIIEIIARHDVRWLIMGAAADEYYNETLADLKSKKAVFVSQQAASSCHIWFICKGHLIYTRVHSQERSEKENVFPLHLMNFPTETNQSQEIILASPHQLSNLDFWEDTNKLDEISDRLFSHCTVDSSLSSNEVVDNSTLTLLLGDEVREEQKVEEQADKESCYSLEQAIEDTKESKWKDFEEAVKRWKDDEDIVEAKCKAKAFQKLYIKEISLIKESEEMLAGVKQELERMKDERDEFMKELRMVQKENLVLESQLAKSEDEIKELEEKIISAVELLISFREKRDKLRVEHGSAVREVAWLRRLMKGETSSLCKPQLPIFSFLEINEATSDFDPSWKISEGKYGTVYKGILRQMHVAIKMLPSYGSKSQSDFQHEVEIISRVRHPNVETLIGMCPESRSIVYEYLKNGSLEDCLSRKDKTIPWQIRTCIATELCSALIFLHSNKPSIIHGNVKPSNILLDANYVSKLGDLGVGFLIQKNEDLANSTKVSNKPDDGSVYMDPEYLETGELRPESDVYSFGVLLLQLLSARPPDGLVKDVQCALDNNNISAVLDISAGDWPLEQAKQLAQLALRCCQRNWQDRPDLVSVGWGVLEPMRTSCLASASSLVSKKRQRIPSHFTCPILQEIMEDPQIAADGFTYEEEAIRGWLHSGHDTSPMTNLKLEHLNLVPNYALQNAIQEWQLQQ, from the exons ATGGGAAGCGTTGTGGTAGCTGAAGAAGAGCGAGTGTTCGATGTGGAAGAGACTATCTTTGTGGCGGTGGGGAAGCGAGTTCAGCAGAGCGAGAGGGCGCTGTTATGGGCGCTCCATAACTTTTCAGGGATGAAGATTTGCTTGCTTCATGTTCACACACCATCGCGTCTGTTTTCAACGA AAGGAAGTACTCCTGCCAATAAACTGAAGCAGTATATGGTTAAAGCATGTCAGCATCTTGAACGGAAAAATTTAAGAGTACTTCTAGACAACTACCTACTTATTCTTTCACGAGGAGGG GTGAAGGCATATGAAGTATGGATTGAAGCAGATAATATTGAGAAAGGGATTATAGAAATCATTGCTCGGCATGATGTTAGATGGCTTATCATGGGAGCTGCTGCCGATGAATATTATAATGA GACACTGGCAGACCTAAAGTCCAAGAAAGCAGTTTTTGTAAGCCAACAAGCAGCAAGTTCTTGTCATATATGGTTTATTTGCAAGGGTCATCTCATATATACCAG GGTCCACAGTCAAGAAAGATCAGAAAAAGAAAATGTCTTTCCGTTGCATCTAATGAATTTCCCTACTGAAACCAATCAATCCCAGGAAATAATATTGGCGTCCCCTCATCAGCTGAGCAATCTAG ATTTTTGGGAAGATACCAATAAATTGGATGAAATATCAGATAGGTTGTTTAGCCATTGTACAGTAGATTCAAGTTTGTCTTCAAACGAAGTTGTTGATAATTCAACGTTAACCCTGTTGCTGGGAGATGAGGTGAGAGAG GAGCAGAAAGTGGAAGAACAAGCAGATAAAGAGAGCTGTTATAGTCTAGAACAAGCCATTGAGGACACTAAAGAATCGAAGTGGAAAGATTTTGAAGAAGCAGTAAAGCGATGGAAAGATGACGAAGACATTGTGGAGGCTAAATGCAAG GCAAAGGCATTTCAAAAGTTATATATTAAGGAGATTAGCCTAATAAAAGAGAGTGAAGAAATGCTAGCAGGAGTAAAACAAGAACTGGAAAGGATGAAAGATGAGCGTGATGAGTTCATGAAAGAACTTCGGATGGTTCAGAAGGAGAACCTAGTGCTAGAGAGCCAATTAGCAAAGTCCGAAGATGAAATTAAGGAATTGGAAGAGAAGATCATCTCAGCTGTTGAACTTTTGATAAGTTTTAGAGAAAAACGGGATAAATTACGAGTAGAGCATGGGAGTGCAGTAAGAGAAGTTGCATGGCTAAGAAGATTGATGAAAGGGGAAACTTCAAGCCTTTGCAAGCCACAACTCCCAATTTTCTCTTTCCTAGAAATTAATGAGGCAACTAGTGATTTTGATCCATCCTGGAAAATTTCTGAAGGAAAATATGGAACTGTCTACAAAGGGATTCTTCGCCAAATGCATGTTGCTATAAAGATGTTGCCCTCCTATGGCTCTAAGAGTCAGTCAGATTTCCAACACGAG GTGGAGATTATAAGCAGGGTAAGGCATCCAAACGTGGAAACATTAATTGGAATGTGTCCAGAATCTAGGTCAATAGTGTATGAGTACCTAAAAAATGGCAGCCTTGAAGACTGCCTCAGCCGGAAAGACAAAACCATTCCTTGGCAAATCCGTACTTGCATTGCTACTGAATTGTGCTCAGCCCTTATCTTTCTTCACTCAAATAAACCTAGCATCATACATGGAAATGTGAAACCGAGTAACATTCTTCTAGATGCCAACTATGTTAGCAAACTAGGGGACTTAGGTGTTGGCTTTCTTATTCAGAAAAATGAAGATCTGGCCAACTCAACCAAAGTATCTAATAAACCAGATGATGGCTCTGTATACATGGATCCAGAGTACCTTGAGACTGGAGAGCTTAGACCAGAATCAGATGTCTACTCATTCGGCGTACTTCTTCTACAACTATTAAGTGCTCGGCCACCTGATGGGCTTGTGAAGGATGTTCAATGTGCTCTGGACAATAATAACATCAGTGCAGTGTTGGACATTTCAGCTGGTGATTGGCCACTTGAGCAAGCCAAACAGTTGGCTCAGTTGGCATTGAGGTGTTGCCAGAGAAACTGGCAGGATCGACCAGATCTTGTGTCAGTAGGCTGGGGTGTTCTTGAGCCAATGAGAACTTCATGTCTTGCTTCAGCTTCATCCTTAGTTTCCAAGAAACGTCAACGGATTCCCTCCCATTTCACGTGTCCCATTCTTCAG GAAATCATGGAAGATCCACAAATAGCTGCAGATGGTTTTACATATGAAGAAGAAGCAATAAGAGGATGGCTTCATAGTGGTCATGATACTTCTCCCATGACAAACCTCAAACTTGAACACTTGAATCTGGTTCCCAACTATGCACTTCAGAATGCAATTCAAGAATGGCAGCTACAacaatga
- the LOC133834706 gene encoding U-box domain-containing protein 32 isoform X3, with product MGSVVVAEEERVFDVEETIFVAVGKRVQQSERALLWALHNFSGMKICLLHVHTPSRLFSTTEGSTPANKLKQYMVKACQHLERKNLRVLLDNYLLILSRGGVKAYEVWIEADNIEKGIIEIIARHDVRWLIMGAAADEYYNETLADLKSKKAVFVSQQAASSCHIWFICKGHLIYTRVHSQERSEKENVFPLHLMNFPTETNQSQEIILASPHQLSNLDFWEDTNKLDEISDRLFSHCTVDSSLSSNEVVDNSTLTLLLGDEVREKVEEQADKESCYSLEQAIEDTKESKWKDFEEAVKRWKDDEDIVEAKCKAKAFQKLYIKEISLIKESEEMLAGVKQELERMKDERDEFMKELRMVQKENLVLESQLAKSEDEIKELEEKIISAVELLISFREKRDKLRVEHGSAVREVAWLRRLMKGETSSLCKPQLPIFSFLEINEATSDFDPSWKISEGKYGTVYKGILRQMHVAIKMLPSYGSKSQSDFQHEVEIISRVRHPNVETLIGMCPESRSIVYEYLKNGSLEDCLSRKDKTIPWQIRTCIATELCSALIFLHSNKPSIIHGNVKPSNILLDANYVSKLGDLGVGFLIQKNEDLANSTKVSNKPDDGSVYMDPEYLETGELRPESDVYSFGVLLLQLLSARPPDGLVKDVQCALDNNNISAVLDISAGDWPLEQAKQLAQLALRCCQRNWQDRPDLVSVGWGVLEPMRTSCLASASSLVSKKRQRIPSHFTCPILQEIMEDPQIAADGFTYEEEAIRGWLHSGHDTSPMTNLKLEHLNLVPNYALQNAIQEWQLQQ from the exons ATGGGAAGCGTTGTGGTAGCTGAAGAAGAGCGAGTGTTCGATGTGGAAGAGACTATCTTTGTGGCGGTGGGGAAGCGAGTTCAGCAGAGCGAGAGGGCGCTGTTATGGGCGCTCCATAACTTTTCAGGGATGAAGATTTGCTTGCTTCATGTTCACACACCATCGCGTCTGTTTTCAACGA CAGAAGGAAGTACTCCTGCCAATAAACTGAAGCAGTATATGGTTAAAGCATGTCAGCATCTTGAACGGAAAAATTTAAGAGTACTTCTAGACAACTACCTACTTATTCTTTCACGAGGAGGG GTGAAGGCATATGAAGTATGGATTGAAGCAGATAATATTGAGAAAGGGATTATAGAAATCATTGCTCGGCATGATGTTAGATGGCTTATCATGGGAGCTGCTGCCGATGAATATTATAATGA GACACTGGCAGACCTAAAGTCCAAGAAAGCAGTTTTTGTAAGCCAACAAGCAGCAAGTTCTTGTCATATATGGTTTATTTGCAAGGGTCATCTCATATATACCAG GGTCCACAGTCAAGAAAGATCAGAAAAAGAAAATGTCTTTCCGTTGCATCTAATGAATTTCCCTACTGAAACCAATCAATCCCAGGAAATAATATTGGCGTCCCCTCATCAGCTGAGCAATCTAG ATTTTTGGGAAGATACCAATAAATTGGATGAAATATCAGATAGGTTGTTTAGCCATTGTACAGTAGATTCAAGTTTGTCTTCAAACGAAGTTGTTGATAATTCAACGTTAACCCTGTTGCTGGGAGATGAGGTGAGAGAG AAAGTGGAAGAACAAGCAGATAAAGAGAGCTGTTATAGTCTAGAACAAGCCATTGAGGACACTAAAGAATCGAAGTGGAAAGATTTTGAAGAAGCAGTAAAGCGATGGAAAGATGACGAAGACATTGTGGAGGCTAAATGCAAG GCAAAGGCATTTCAAAAGTTATATATTAAGGAGATTAGCCTAATAAAAGAGAGTGAAGAAATGCTAGCAGGAGTAAAACAAGAACTGGAAAGGATGAAAGATGAGCGTGATGAGTTCATGAAAGAACTTCGGATGGTTCAGAAGGAGAACCTAGTGCTAGAGAGCCAATTAGCAAAGTCCGAAGATGAAATTAAGGAATTGGAAGAGAAGATCATCTCAGCTGTTGAACTTTTGATAAGTTTTAGAGAAAAACGGGATAAATTACGAGTAGAGCATGGGAGTGCAGTAAGAGAAGTTGCATGGCTAAGAAGATTGATGAAAGGGGAAACTTCAAGCCTTTGCAAGCCACAACTCCCAATTTTCTCTTTCCTAGAAATTAATGAGGCAACTAGTGATTTTGATCCATCCTGGAAAATTTCTGAAGGAAAATATGGAACTGTCTACAAAGGGATTCTTCGCCAAATGCATGTTGCTATAAAGATGTTGCCCTCCTATGGCTCTAAGAGTCAGTCAGATTTCCAACACGAG GTGGAGATTATAAGCAGGGTAAGGCATCCAAACGTGGAAACATTAATTGGAATGTGTCCAGAATCTAGGTCAATAGTGTATGAGTACCTAAAAAATGGCAGCCTTGAAGACTGCCTCAGCCGGAAAGACAAAACCATTCCTTGGCAAATCCGTACTTGCATTGCTACTGAATTGTGCTCAGCCCTTATCTTTCTTCACTCAAATAAACCTAGCATCATACATGGAAATGTGAAACCGAGTAACATTCTTCTAGATGCCAACTATGTTAGCAAACTAGGGGACTTAGGTGTTGGCTTTCTTATTCAGAAAAATGAAGATCTGGCCAACTCAACCAAAGTATCTAATAAACCAGATGATGGCTCTGTATACATGGATCCAGAGTACCTTGAGACTGGAGAGCTTAGACCAGAATCAGATGTCTACTCATTCGGCGTACTTCTTCTACAACTATTAAGTGCTCGGCCACCTGATGGGCTTGTGAAGGATGTTCAATGTGCTCTGGACAATAATAACATCAGTGCAGTGTTGGACATTTCAGCTGGTGATTGGCCACTTGAGCAAGCCAAACAGTTGGCTCAGTTGGCATTGAGGTGTTGCCAGAGAAACTGGCAGGATCGACCAGATCTTGTGTCAGTAGGCTGGGGTGTTCTTGAGCCAATGAGAACTTCATGTCTTGCTTCAGCTTCATCCTTAGTTTCCAAGAAACGTCAACGGATTCCCTCCCATTTCACGTGTCCCATTCTTCAG GAAATCATGGAAGATCCACAAATAGCTGCAGATGGTTTTACATATGAAGAAGAAGCAATAAGAGGATGGCTTCATAGTGGTCATGATACTTCTCCCATGACAAACCTCAAACTTGAACACTTGAATCTGGTTCCCAACTATGCACTTCAGAATGCAATTCAAGAATGGCAGCTACAacaatga
- the LOC133834706 gene encoding U-box domain-containing protein 32 isoform X1, giving the protein MGSVVVAEEERVFDVEETIFVAVGKRVQQSERALLWALHNFSGMKICLLHVHTPSRLFSTTEGSTPANKLKQYMVKACQHLERKNLRVLLDNYLLILSRGGVKAYEVWIEADNIEKGIIEIIARHDVRWLIMGAAADEYYNETLADLKSKKAVFVSQQAASSCHIWFICKGHLIYTRVHSQERSEKENVFPLHLMNFPTETNQSQEIILASPHQLSNLDFWEDTNKLDEISDRLFSHCTVDSSLSSNEVVDNSTLTLLLGDEVREEQKVEEQADKESCYSLEQAIEDTKESKWKDFEEAVKRWKDDEDIVEAKCKAKAFQKLYIKEISLIKESEEMLAGVKQELERMKDERDEFMKELRMVQKENLVLESQLAKSEDEIKELEEKIISAVELLISFREKRDKLRVEHGSAVREVAWLRRLMKGETSSLCKPQLPIFSFLEINEATSDFDPSWKISEGKYGTVYKGILRQMHVAIKMLPSYGSKSQSDFQHEVEIISRVRHPNVETLIGMCPESRSIVYEYLKNGSLEDCLSRKDKTIPWQIRTCIATELCSALIFLHSNKPSIIHGNVKPSNILLDANYVSKLGDLGVGFLIQKNEDLANSTKVSNKPDDGSVYMDPEYLETGELRPESDVYSFGVLLLQLLSARPPDGLVKDVQCALDNNNISAVLDISAGDWPLEQAKQLAQLALRCCQRNWQDRPDLVSVGWGVLEPMRTSCLASASSLVSKKRQRIPSHFTCPILQEIMEDPQIAADGFTYEEEAIRGWLHSGHDTSPMTNLKLEHLNLVPNYALQNAIQEWQLQQ; this is encoded by the exons ATGGGAAGCGTTGTGGTAGCTGAAGAAGAGCGAGTGTTCGATGTGGAAGAGACTATCTTTGTGGCGGTGGGGAAGCGAGTTCAGCAGAGCGAGAGGGCGCTGTTATGGGCGCTCCATAACTTTTCAGGGATGAAGATTTGCTTGCTTCATGTTCACACACCATCGCGTCTGTTTTCAACGA CAGAAGGAAGTACTCCTGCCAATAAACTGAAGCAGTATATGGTTAAAGCATGTCAGCATCTTGAACGGAAAAATTTAAGAGTACTTCTAGACAACTACCTACTTATTCTTTCACGAGGAGGG GTGAAGGCATATGAAGTATGGATTGAAGCAGATAATATTGAGAAAGGGATTATAGAAATCATTGCTCGGCATGATGTTAGATGGCTTATCATGGGAGCTGCTGCCGATGAATATTATAATGA GACACTGGCAGACCTAAAGTCCAAGAAAGCAGTTTTTGTAAGCCAACAAGCAGCAAGTTCTTGTCATATATGGTTTATTTGCAAGGGTCATCTCATATATACCAG GGTCCACAGTCAAGAAAGATCAGAAAAAGAAAATGTCTTTCCGTTGCATCTAATGAATTTCCCTACTGAAACCAATCAATCCCAGGAAATAATATTGGCGTCCCCTCATCAGCTGAGCAATCTAG ATTTTTGGGAAGATACCAATAAATTGGATGAAATATCAGATAGGTTGTTTAGCCATTGTACAGTAGATTCAAGTTTGTCTTCAAACGAAGTTGTTGATAATTCAACGTTAACCCTGTTGCTGGGAGATGAGGTGAGAGAG GAGCAGAAAGTGGAAGAACAAGCAGATAAAGAGAGCTGTTATAGTCTAGAACAAGCCATTGAGGACACTAAAGAATCGAAGTGGAAAGATTTTGAAGAAGCAGTAAAGCGATGGAAAGATGACGAAGACATTGTGGAGGCTAAATGCAAG GCAAAGGCATTTCAAAAGTTATATATTAAGGAGATTAGCCTAATAAAAGAGAGTGAAGAAATGCTAGCAGGAGTAAAACAAGAACTGGAAAGGATGAAAGATGAGCGTGATGAGTTCATGAAAGAACTTCGGATGGTTCAGAAGGAGAACCTAGTGCTAGAGAGCCAATTAGCAAAGTCCGAAGATGAAATTAAGGAATTGGAAGAGAAGATCATCTCAGCTGTTGAACTTTTGATAAGTTTTAGAGAAAAACGGGATAAATTACGAGTAGAGCATGGGAGTGCAGTAAGAGAAGTTGCATGGCTAAGAAGATTGATGAAAGGGGAAACTTCAAGCCTTTGCAAGCCACAACTCCCAATTTTCTCTTTCCTAGAAATTAATGAGGCAACTAGTGATTTTGATCCATCCTGGAAAATTTCTGAAGGAAAATATGGAACTGTCTACAAAGGGATTCTTCGCCAAATGCATGTTGCTATAAAGATGTTGCCCTCCTATGGCTCTAAGAGTCAGTCAGATTTCCAACACGAG GTGGAGATTATAAGCAGGGTAAGGCATCCAAACGTGGAAACATTAATTGGAATGTGTCCAGAATCTAGGTCAATAGTGTATGAGTACCTAAAAAATGGCAGCCTTGAAGACTGCCTCAGCCGGAAAGACAAAACCATTCCTTGGCAAATCCGTACTTGCATTGCTACTGAATTGTGCTCAGCCCTTATCTTTCTTCACTCAAATAAACCTAGCATCATACATGGAAATGTGAAACCGAGTAACATTCTTCTAGATGCCAACTATGTTAGCAAACTAGGGGACTTAGGTGTTGGCTTTCTTATTCAGAAAAATGAAGATCTGGCCAACTCAACCAAAGTATCTAATAAACCAGATGATGGCTCTGTATACATGGATCCAGAGTACCTTGAGACTGGAGAGCTTAGACCAGAATCAGATGTCTACTCATTCGGCGTACTTCTTCTACAACTATTAAGTGCTCGGCCACCTGATGGGCTTGTGAAGGATGTTCAATGTGCTCTGGACAATAATAACATCAGTGCAGTGTTGGACATTTCAGCTGGTGATTGGCCACTTGAGCAAGCCAAACAGTTGGCTCAGTTGGCATTGAGGTGTTGCCAGAGAAACTGGCAGGATCGACCAGATCTTGTGTCAGTAGGCTGGGGTGTTCTTGAGCCAATGAGAACTTCATGTCTTGCTTCAGCTTCATCCTTAGTTTCCAAGAAACGTCAACGGATTCCCTCCCATTTCACGTGTCCCATTCTTCAG GAAATCATGGAAGATCCACAAATAGCTGCAGATGGTTTTACATATGAAGAAGAAGCAATAAGAGGATGGCTTCATAGTGGTCATGATACTTCTCCCATGACAAACCTCAAACTTGAACACTTGAATCTGGTTCCCAACTATGCACTTCAGAATGCAATTCAAGAATGGCAGCTACAacaatga